A region from the Ciconia boyciana chromosome 1, ASM3463844v1, whole genome shotgun sequence genome encodes:
- the NDUFV3 gene encoding NADH dehydrogenase [ubiquinone] flavoprotein 3, mitochondrial isoform X1, protein MAAPSLLGCGRAATRKVLRLEARGLRGTAPSAALCTRPVGSGMPPPTNVVAPQGSTKLLAVKAPVEFPKMLSSSSLLASSNKGESVSSTNLEEASKPSAEDMRMFMSRKTVVAFPQRVVVSSLEEESLSTPATEGGLRKELAEEETSSSSSSDSDSGSDSEEENYDNDDSEVAIKTKVEFPRRDSIFSENIAVKASMLAKENLSQKSHKEYVAKKKPCKTETDVSPIKQVAFSKTSVSHETLKSKARDPKVKSAPKEADRQKLVLEPHVVESQDLTDVTHKSDYLEEKSIGTQVAAIQLKASLVTQEDKKQKLVSREEEKKVKEAQESEAEEVTAPKLEEETSESTMLVMSTTAKEETIQEAGVQAGESSTIEETTAAAEPAPEEFDNSTYKNLQHHEYNIYTFVDSVVVLSKFRQPQPSSGRPSPRH, encoded by the exons ATGGCCGCTCCCTCGCTGCTGGGCTGCGGCCGGGCGGCGACCCGCAAG GTGTTGCGGCTGGAGGCCCGGGGGCTGCGAGGGACGGCCCCTTCCGCAGCGCTCTGCACCAGGCCGGTGGGCTCCGGGATGCCGCCGCCAACGA ATGTAGTGGCACCACAGGGAAGCACGAAGCTGCTAGCCGTCAAGGCACCAGTTGAATTTCCTAAAATGTTGTCTTCTAGCTCTCTCCTTGCATCTTCAAACAAAGGTGAGAGCGTATCTAGTACTAACCTCGAGGAAGCTTCAAAACCTTCTGCTGAAGACATGAGGATGTTCATGTCAAGAAAAACTGTGGTTGCATTTCCTCAGCGAGTAGTTGTTTCTTCCCTTGAGGAGGAAAGCCTCAGTACACCTGCAACAGAAGGAGGCTTGAGGAAAGAGTTAGCTGAGGAAGAAACTTCGTCTTCATCCAGCTCAGATTCAGATTCTGGCTCAGattctgaggaagaaaattatgatAATGATGATTCAGAAGTTGCCATTAAAACCAAAGTTGAGTTTCCTAGACGAGATTCCATCTTTTCTGAGAACATAGCAGTAAAGGCATCAATGCTAGCAAAAGAGAACTTGTCCCAGAAATCTCACAAAGAATATGTAGCTAAGAAGAAGCcatgcaaaacagaaactgaTGTGTCTCCTATCAAGCAGGTTGCGTTTTCTAAAACATCAGTCAGCCATGAAACATTAAAATCCAAAGCAAGAGACCCCAAAGTAAAATCGGCTCCAAAAGAAGCAGATCGGCAGAAGCTGGTCTTAGAACCACACGTGGTTGAAAGCCAAGACCTGACTGATGTCACTCATAAATCTGATTATTTGGAGGAAAAGTCCATTGGAACCCAAGTAGCAGCTATTCAGCTGAAAGCTTCATTGGTGACTcaggaagacaaaaagcaaaaactggtatccagagaagaagaaaaaaaggtgaaggaGGCACAGGAATCAGAAGCAGAAGAAGTAACTGCTCCTAAACTAGAAGAAGAGACTTCTGAAAGCACAATGTTGGTGATGAGCACTACAGCAAAGGAGGAGACCATTCAGGAAGCAGGAGTCCAGGCTGGAGAAAGCAGCACGATAGAGG agaccacagcagctgctgagcctgCTCCAGAAGAATTTGATAATTCTACCTACAAGAACCTTCAGCATCATGAATACAACATTTATACCTTTGTTGATTCTGTTGTGGTTCTCTCAAAATTCAGGCAGCCTCAGCCATCTTCTGGAAGACCATCACCAAGGCACTGA
- the NDUFV3 gene encoding NADH dehydrogenase [ubiquinone] flavoprotein 3, mitochondrial isoform X2 gives MAAPSLLGCGRAATRKVLRLEARGLRGTAPSAALCTRPVGSGMPPPTKTTAAAEPAPEEFDNSTYKNLQHHEYNIYTFVDSVVVLSKFRQPQPSSGRPSPRH, from the exons ATGGCCGCTCCCTCGCTGCTGGGCTGCGGCCGGGCGGCGACCCGCAAG GTGTTGCGGCTGGAGGCCCGGGGGCTGCGAGGGACGGCCCCTTCCGCAGCGCTCTGCACCAGGCCGGTGGGCTCCGGGATGCCGCCGCCAACGA agaccacagcagctgctgagcctgCTCCAGAAGAATTTGATAATTCTACCTACAAGAACCTTCAGCATCATGAATACAACATTTATACCTTTGTTGATTCTGTTGTGGTTCTCTCAAAATTCAGGCAGCCTCAGCCATCTTCTGGAAGACCATCACCAAGGCACTGA